GTTCTCCAAGACAGATACAATGTAGGTAAAATCAGGTCTCTTTGATGGATTTGAAGCCCAACATCGTTTAATTAGATTTGCAAGCGCAGGCTGACAATTAGCTGGCAATGGCGGTCTCGCTTTCTGCaaaaccaaagaagaagaaaactgtgAAATATGAATAGTCAGATTCTGCTGACATAATTTAACTCATACTATCTCACACTTTCAACCTTAAATGTTTGTTGCGGCCAAATCAAAACTAGTGAGaagctaaaaaaaaattcttaggactgtcttctcattgtatgctacattctCACAAAAACTGAATGAAATCCGCAACATTCACTGGTTTGAAAATCGCCTATTCAACAATAATTGAATAAATTATTGATGGTTGTGTTCTATTTCTAATTACATGCTCGACTTCCTAGTGTGGCATTTTAGTCCCCAATCGTGGAAAATGAAGACTAGGATCTCAGTACAGGAGCATGTCGGCATCTATTACAACCACTGCTCTAAACTGGCAGACCCTACATAAACTTTCTCAGTCGTAGTGCCAGCATTTCAGTAGATTTGCAATTCAAGACATTCTTCACTGTAAGTTAAAAGAAACACAACTTGCTTTGCATGTAAAATCAAGTATTCAATTCATATGAGAAATCAAGCATTAATGAGACCAGCACATTCCAAATCAAGAAAATTAAAAGGTAGAGTCTATTTCCAGAAGACCGTGTTTAATTTTATTAAGAAATGAAAACGACAAGAGAAAGCAATGATGCTGCCTGCAAAACAGAAGCAAAAAGCATACCTGGGAAACAAAAGATGGGAAAAAGAACAACCTTTGGCATACATCTTTCCATATCAGATTCAAGGCAAATTggcactgataactaacaagccGAAATTTCTGCATAAGCATTGGAACCGATCATGGCTAAACTGTATTCGCATTCTTGACTGAACATGCGAAGTATTTCGTGTAACTAGTAAAGCACATCAAAGGTTTGTAACCATAGATGAAAGAGAGAGTATGGTCCAAAAGAGATACTATGCTATGCACATGTTCATGTGGTTCAAATTGCTCAATTGTTCGAATCTAATGGGCTAAAATAGCACATGTTCCCTTTAAGAAATGGACAAAAGTAATAGCATGACATAATTTGTGGCAATCAAGCTAAACAACCAACCCTGCGGGAATTCAGCACCTATGTATTTGTCATTGGAAGATAACCCTTCTAGTGTACCTCAGAACTATGTTGATGTGATCCAACAATAATCAACTAGTGCACACAGTGAAATGTCGACATCATTGGAAAACTATAAAAGATCCAAATAGTACAACATAACAGGTGCTTCCTTAAGTAATCTAATAACACACCAATATACCAAGATAAACATAAATTTCAATATGCCATAACTAACGAGGAAATAAATCAAGTGACATAAGTAGCTTACCTTTTCTGCGACAGCAAATGCAGCCTGAACAGGCGTCATCCCTTGAAATGGGAGCAGAGCTGTTGTGAGCTCCCAAAGCACGATACCAAAGCTATAGACATCGACCTTTTTTGTGTAAGGTTTCTCCTTGATCATCTCTGGTGCCATCCAGCGGTAAGTTCCCATGTTACCTTTTGATGCTCTACACTGTGTTTCAAGACACGAGGTACCAAAATCTGCCACTTTAACTCGCATCTCGTCATTCAGTAGCAGATTATTTGATTTGAGATCTCTGTGCATCACCCCTTGTGAGTGAAGATACTGCATACCTCGAGAAATATCAAGTGCTAACCGCAGAATTGTTTCAGTTGAGAGCGAGTAAGGCTGTTTCTTGTTTAAgttagaattactgcacaaaagatgagttaaatgccaacaaaaagggataaatatatacaatattaggcactcatcaaatacccccaaacctgaattttacttgtcctcaagtaaaacaaaactaaggaaatcctaactataccactgtcgctggtctctcgaatgcatttagcgtatgcactaagccttttaaaccactaagtgtccctagtggacgagttgaagtctcgtgaaggtttgcttagaacgtacctacaaagttctaggtcaaaatataagctcatattctatcaaatgtgacatgtgcaaaacagtttaagctcacagcaaaaaaaaagatgtcaatctagctatgtaaggcacaatcctagcactgataacaagaCCTTGCTTGtggaaattaagcctaggaaaataggtaattaatccgccatggattagcagatgcaaaatcttgcccagaatcagaaaacaaggagatgcatgataggagcaacaacaaaaagaggcgtggccatgccttaggccaaccggtGCCATTggacacgccccatcctaaaccagccctatttccatcgaccaatcaggtcgccttaaactcgccacacgcacacaAGTTGTGGTTGagaccatacttgtcggccctatttcccatcgactaatcaggtcgcactaaaccttccacgcgcaccaaaagggtggccacgcccatgcttggacggctccctgctttcattgaccaatcaggtttctctaaacCTGCCATAactttaaaaagggtggaaattgtgtcaaaaggttaccctaccaagttggtttcccaaaaccatgccaacatgctaacggcatgtcaaacatgccaggcgcacatgccaaacggcatgccaagcataacaatcgcacacgccaaacatgcatgccaagtgcacatacCAAATGTGCCACCTGccgcatactacatgccatatacgttaattagggtttcgacatgccaaaccctaatttatgcaaagttgtcgcgccaaccaagccaaacaatgttccacagaacatggggataaatgtggccattaaaactgatgttgccacacaatgTTTGAAtgtaacaccaacgtgccaaaaatccagcagccatggctacgccaggcgccacttgcaccattgtgccactggcatgcacaaactacgCCAGCCATGCAgcaacgccactagcatgcactaaaggcgccactgagccattgtcaggcgccaactgaaggtagccataatcaacggctacccttccccatgagatgcaatatCAACCAttcaagttttccaccaaactaacagacttgtggcaacttttaggcgaccagccgcctaaatcctgtggctatggctacgccaggcgccacttacaccatcatgtCGCTGGcgtgcacaaactatgccagccatgccgcaatgccactggcatgcactaaaggcgccattgtgccattatcaggcatcaacggaaggtagccacaatcaacagctacccttccccatgagatgcaatctcagccatccaagtttgccaccaaactaaaaagacttgtggcaacttttaggcgactagccgccTAAATCatgtggccatggctacgccaggcgccacttacaccatcatgcgttggcatgcacaaactatgccagccatgccgcaatgtcactggcatgcactaaaggcgccactgtgccattatcaggtgccaacagaaggtagccataatcaatggctaccattcctcatgagatgcaatctcagccatccaggtTCGCCACCGAACggatagacttgtggcaagtttcaggcggccATCCAAAACGAGTCTAATAGCATCACAtattattttcctgcggcaagtctcgtgattttgacttgccaaagtgctacatgttttccacaaagaacactcgagacatcaaacatgtcacaaactgggggatactcatcagggtattggtctggcggtttacagggtGCAGCgcgcaatacgcccgttacaagaaagcgccatgaagaagggcggttagtaatggcaagaagtaatggtgtaaatgtttccttcatcatggaagcataaattctaacgttacaTGTTACTCAACTCTTCTACGActtaatcgtttccacttcctatgagatcagagtacgttttattatgacttgtataaataggtttcaccgattttccacaaaacaacaagttttggtcggagaacaacacagtatccagaaatcacctggtatctttccattctgctagccagttctacttccTGATACAAATCAtgaacaaccacaccttcagaatcaactattctagtctcaacactttcttcgctttccctccctaagaccaacccttctccttcactttgtgaccgaagcaagcctggaacggccatttcttggtttagtccaggattgtacagattgatctctcgaatcaaaattattcttgtgcagtgcattgtttaggatctagactcgtttctcatccacacacacaaaattatcaaaaccggcagaagcagttttcaccctcaaacacaatGTTAAAGTTCTTACTGCCAAATTTTCAATATGTGCTAAAGAAAAAAGTAGGCAAAAACTCATAGCTAGGAAAAACCCAAGTAAGTAAAGGTGTAGTAGCAAGTAAACATATTCTATATTTGGATAATTCCTTAGTGGGTAGAACATTGAAGTGAACGTGGGAAGTCCTTCCACGGGTAGGTCTTGAGCACCGAATGTTGGACATTATAAAATTCAGCCGGCTGGGTGTCTAATATAACAGAAGCTCCACCTAAAAGCCTTGATGATATCCATATAAGTTATTGACTGTTACCGAAGATTGAATTGTACTGCAGTTTTCCTACTTTATGTAATTGGATGGTAACCTGTAAGAGCATTTTATTCCTTGAGTTGCAAAACCTTCCCCTTTTTCTAACAGTAAAATGGTTACGAAAAGGTACTTCCCGAAGCAATTTCATTTGAAGCACTTGGCTAGTAGCTTATAAGTACCGTCTCAAAAACACAAGCATTAAGAGATGAGGACTGTTGATACCGAATAACTGTAATAATTGTATAAAAGAGTTTCCCTGCAGAACAAAAGAATATCCCGAGTCTCGTCCACAAACAATTGATAAAATGATGTTAAATACAATACCTTTGGAGTATGTTCTCAGCTCATAAGCTACCTGAGTCACCAACAATATACAATATAGAGTAGAATTGTAAGACTTGTCAATCTGTCTCGAATAACCTTTATGGTGTGAGTCAATTCAGGACGGTCTACGACATGTCAACAAATACACAAAAACTTGGAAGTGGATGAGGGGGTGAACTGAACCAAAAATTTATCGTGAAATACAGATGAGTCACCACGTGATACAGGTAAACCAATCAACATGTCCCATTAGTAGAAAAGGTTTTTGCGAATCTCAAGTGATGCAATTGTATGGTAACTCATAAAAACCCTCTTGTCCTCACTTATAAGAACCCTTTTTTTATGCCGAACTGAAGACGACTCATATAGTTTACTAACCAATAGACCAAGTTCAATGGTACTACTATCACCACTCTTGGTGAAATTGTTGGaataattgctgaaaatagcctgcaaaacaatcataaaaaccaaaaaaaaaaaaaaaatgttatggctgagtcgcggactaggtctctttctttaagacgtttcgcgggtctgcccaagattgtgcaagcagttcttcaatgtcaCGTCGTCCCCAAGATAAAACACCCGAGTTCAAtatcttacacaatcactcttgcactatgagaggatgtgaaacttctacacttcataaTTGCTCAGAAACACTTTTAGAAAAATCAAGGATGATCtcacacttgtttttctttctcacacagattcattttttctttaaaactcaAGAACATAAAAGAAAACTCTCCATCATAAAAAGGCTTATAAAACTCTTCTAATTCTTTTTCatcaaaatttaatttttaataaccaaagaaatcaatataATCTTAAATGAAAAACATCATTTAGATGTTAATTGACATCATTAACTCATTCAAGAAAAAACGGTTTTTGACATTAACTCAAAACAAAGTTATTCTTTAAGATGAAGAATAATTTTCATATTAAAACCATtttaatgagacactaatttattgaaaataaataatatttttaaaacatatattgcCAACAGAAATCATCTAAGTGGGAGTTACTTTCTATTCTCAGAGTATCTTCCAAATCTCTTTAGTTTTCGTGAATCTCTATTGATGTAATTGGCTAGTAAACCTTGGTAACTTATTACATTACTTAAAAGTCTTAAACTGAAGTAATCAATTTCATGCGggaggggtgggggtgggggattACTGGAAAATACCTATACCCGAGTTTGAACAAAAAACTATTCAATCAATTAACAATAATATATTTTATTGATGCATGTCATAAGTCCATAACAATGACCATGAAGTTACAGTAATATAATACTAGACTTCCCTGGCCACTAACTACCGATCAACAGGAAAGATAATTAAAACGTTTCTTTCCAGTGTGTCGATATCAATTGACTGTTGAAGTTTAATTAAAAGAAaacggaaaagaaaaaaaactaaacgaTTGAGCGAATGCATACGTAGAAACTCGATGTGAGGCCGATATATTAATAATAGTAGGAGTCGGGGAAATTCAAGGTTAGGGGTTAGTTATTTTCCGGGCCGAGGCAAGATCTCTGCCGTCCAAGTCCCGATTGATCTCAGTCGTCCTTTGTCCATTATAAACACCACCTTTCCTTGGACTATTGATGATAGTTAAAACTCATCACATAGATCAGAGGTACAATATTATAGGTGGAAATCATCTCATATATCAGAATTACGATTTAGAGCTTTGTTAGAGAAACACATCACTAAAATATTAACTTTAATTCATTGTGAGAATAGCATTATCAATGATTAGCTTTAAATTTTATAACAATAATTAGTGTCAAAAATATGAAACAGTATGAGAATAATATTGTGAATAATGGATCCTTTCCTGATATTGATTAGGCTAGGTGTTGTGGGTCTTCTCAGCCTCTTTTCAAGCCATAAGTCTGTGGCTTACTCCACCTTTTTCCGTAGCGATTCGTTACTTGTGGAAAATTCTAGCGGGAAGAGGTTGTAAACGTATAATGGTTTTGTGTTTTGAAAAAACAGAAAACGTAGTTCGATTACGTTTCCAACTTTTGACCATAGTGTTTCATTTTGTCTCTTCTCTTCTCATCTCTAATTTGTTTTCTCTACTGGAAaacaatctttttcttttttttccttactCGTATTTTTTTCTCTTAACTACCATGGTTAAGCATCTGTTTAAAAACCTTATTTTTAAGGTCGAAATCCTCTTGATTTTTCATGGGTTACCAAAGGTAAAAAGAAAGAACTCAAATTTTTGGAAAGATTCAAAGGTTTTTCTAACTGGGCATTGTTCCCTGTTGAGTCAGTTGATTGGATTTCTTCTTTAGCTGTTGTGGAGGGGATTTCAAGCCCAAAGCAGAAATGGACAAGGAGATTCAATGAAGTGGTTCTTCTTATTGAAGTGTTATCTAACACCAGTGGCACTTTTATGAAGATTTCAAAATCTAAACCTCAAAGGAATCTAAATCTCGTTTTACATGTGTTCCAAGTGGTAATGTTGGAGTCGTGTTAAAGAAATTTTGGCAATATCTGAATCCATCAGAACGGAAAGTGGAGCAAATCAGAGTTTGGGATGTGATTCAataaaactttcaaaaaaatattgagtacccGACAAAGGAAGTATCAACACAGGGGTAGATTAATGCTAATACAAAGTGTTCTTTGTAGTCTGCCTATATATTTATTACCTATCATTATTTCACTTTCCTGTTTCAGTGGAAAAGCAACTCGAAAGAATTATGCGTCAACTACTATGGGGTACTTTGAATCAAAAACCTAAAAGGGGTTGGGTTGGGTTGGGTTGGGTTGGAAGAAATTATGTTTTCCTAAAGAAGGTGGTGGAGTGGGAATAAAGAAGTTGAGACTCATTAACAAGGCCATGCATGCTATAACTGGATTATGCGCTATGAGAATGAGGAGAATGCTTTGTGGATAAGAGTTATAAACCACAAATTTGGTGGGAACATTACAACTTTATTTCCTAACTCGATAAGAAAACCCAGTAGGAAAGAATTCATGGACTGGCATACTTAAGAGCAATGAAGAAGTGAGACAAATACTTTGCAGGTTAATTTTGAAGATATAATTCTTTTCTGGAAAGATTGGTAGTAGAATGAACAAACGTTGCAGTCGTCAATTCCAAATCTGTATAGAATTAGTATAATACAAGATGCTACTATTGAGGAAATGATGGATGCAACAATGGGGATAAGAATTGGAATTTGGAGTTCTGCAGAAATCCAAAAAAATACGAAATTGCTAAGGTTGCATATCTCTTAAAGCTAATTTTTTCTTTCAACTTTGGTAATGGCGGAGATGGTCAGAGAATATGGCAGCAAAGTAAACATGTTTTCTCTGCGGCTGAATGTTATGCCCTTTGGAGACTGATGGTTTACTGCTTTTTCCACACAAATGCTTAATGATAAGATTCTGGAAATACCTATTATAATAACCGAagtcgcacggtgtctaactagtagacagaggcaagtacggtcGAATTCCCAGGGACCGGTGGAAATACCTAACCAATCCTGATTAACTAACTAGAGATGATGTTCTTGGGATTttagtattagggaattaaaaagaacgaaacaaaagaaaattaattaaATGCAGAGAGAAAGTCGGTAACCAGGATTCATAGTATCCACCAAAAATTttattcaattattgaaatgaaatATAACTcatgtatatttatttttgttcgttctatcgacatcacctatgaTATGTAAtagaatcgcaaatatcactggtacaccctaagcatggcacatcaaaagaataaatccaaacatgtaccatcaaattgcatcagcgagacatttatacgaaactaaaatatTAATTCACAAATACTATATGGatcttctaagcataacccatcaaagatatTAACTCAAACATGAAattatcaaataatgagacaaaaTTATATTTATGAACCTAACAATTAGGCTCAAAGATTATTAtatacaaaaccggtgaagcaataGCTCGTTTTTCGATTAATCAATAAATAATATCAAGAATTAATCTGATCAATTCATAGTAATCTTTTGCTCAATTTTATTCATGCagtttcaacataaaccctaacTACATTTCTGACAAGACATAATTATGGATTTctaaaaacccatcaaaaataataacaaaaaaggaatgattaaaccaatatttttttttgttctcttgtTCTTGTGCTCTCAAACACTGCCGCGGCTTCCTTCTCCTTTTTTAGTTTCCATTCCTTTTTCGGTCTCCGGCCGTCGGCTTCCTTTTTTCTTTAGTATGCATTCTGCATACCTCGAATAAATACAGTACTGTGATGATGAGCCTTCAAATAAGACCGGGCAGTTACTGTCCAATGGGCCCTGTCTACTAATACATATTCAAACTCCAACCATAGCACCACTTCAATTTTATGTCCACCGGCTAAGAATTTGCAAAACAGTTAGAATGTTCAGCCATCACCCCTCTCAATGTAAACACCACCGTATGCAAAATCCTTGAAGTCTTCATCTCCCCTACCAACAGAACTCATTGTAGATGAACACCCCTGAAATTCAGACTGTGACACTCATCACTCGTATCAACGTTAGCAAAATCAGGCCGGACCAATTCCATATTCCGTACCAACAACCACCACCGTCATTCGCTTCCACCAGTAACCTCAGTTCAACCAACTCAAAACAATCTCATAGTCCTCTCCGCTTCGTATCCATGACCATGGCAGCAACATACCAACTCGGCAACAAAACTCAACTTGTTCACTGTTCTTACCAGTTGGTATACAACCCCATTACCATCTCTTACACTGCTCGAACCAACAAGGATAATCAATGCCATTTTTAGCTGTAACCAATCGTAGTTTGTAGATCATAAACAATCACTGCCTTCTGCAATTCTCCTAATTCCGCCAACAAATAATGAACTTCATCTTCTCACATTAGCTTCCCAGTGTAACAATCAGTATCAACCTAATTCGATTTCTCGTTGATTCAAGGGTTCATAATAACCCAAACCAACAGATTCTCTCATAAGCTTCATTATCCAAATTGAGTCACAGCAGTTAATCCTAATCATTTATCGTCCATCTACAACGCCACCATTAAGAAAGAGCAGTCAAAACTCAATCTCGCAAATAACCCAAGTCTTCTATCCTTTTCGACAACTCCATGGTATTCACTCGAGCTCGAAACTGGCATCCACCAGCTGAGAAGCAAAACAATAAGTCGAAAGACTTCTGGGGCTCAAACCTTCCGCCACTGATGTTCTATTCCTTTTCTCTTCCATCCACAACACCTTCTTGTTGCCTAACCAACTGCCCATCGAGCCATGATCATGGTAGTGCAAAACCCAACTCCGCTCACGTCACACCAAATCTCTCCAGTGGACTCCACGTTCTGCACTTATTAACAAACACAATTTTTTATCTCCCCTAAATATGTGCTGGAGTGATATTGGGAAAGTATTATGGGTTAGTGGTGCGACAGCAAACCTAGTATCCAAATAATTATGCTCTTTCCCATTTTGGGTTTGTTTGTTACGAATGCCTCTTTAATCACCAATTTAGCAGTTTCTCAGATGACTGATTGGATttccttgtactttctacaaataATGTTATTAGTTAAAATATCagtctagctaatataaatatgggtataaaatgtaacaCGTAATCACTTAAGGAATCCAAGTATCCTACaataggtaatttttttttttggaatttgtgTTACATTTTGAACGTTTTGAATGGAAAAAGCGCATATAATATACAATCATTATATGTTTTGAATGTTTTGATTTCTTTTAGGAATTTAACTTGATTTAAAATACTTATATAAACatacgtttttgggttttcttttatTCCTAAAAACGGATAACTATTATACATTCGTTACCGAAAGTTGGAAATCACACCTAAACCTAGTAGTCCCTTCCTAGGCAAGACAAGCAGTAACAAAATCAGTTGTTGCAAAATCAGCAGCAAAAATCACAACTCCATCACCAATAATCACAGAAACAATAACAATATTCACgggaacagcaacaacaacaataatcacagaTTCAACTCCAAAATCCATAAACATAACATTTGATTTGAAGAGGAAAAGAAGTAATAATTTATCATTAAAGAATGCTCATGATTTGGATTTCTTTCGGTTACTTTGTTATAAAAAAGTGGATCATGCCCCTCATGATATAATCCTGCATCTCCTGTTCGTGGCCAGGAAATGAGTGCTATGTGAGGATGAAAAACATACACACCCAAAACTTTGAGAGATGGATGGATCTCAATTTGATCTTAGCATTTCTGCCTTGTGCGGACTGTTAATTGATTCAGAAAGAATTCAGTTGGTTGTATTTAATTGGTGATTTTCTTTACTATACATCTAGAGTTGTTAGTGTTCTTAGTTGTCACGTGTGTTTCAGTTTCTTCATTATCTTTGTGATTTCGGTTGCCCATAAGTCCCAGTCTTAGAAATGTAATTTAAATGATAAAGTTGAtgacataatttatttatttttgaaacagagaaagacGACTTTCGTTCATTAGTTAACATTACATAACACCAGGATAACAACATCATCCCTTACAACATCTGCAAGTTCTTCTGAGATGTTGTtcaaaaagtcaaaaaaaaactAGCTTTTTTAGTTATTTTATGAGCGACGTTGTTACCCGATCTTTTAACATGACTTATAgtgctgcataacaaattattaaGAAGGTGTTTTACTTCTCGTACAATCCCTTGATTCATCTAATGTACACCTTTGATAGAGTTTACTACATTCAAACTGTCACATTTAAAAACTATGTTATCAATATTCAGGTTATTGGACCATAATATTGCTTCTTTGACGGACAAGGACTCTGTCTGCTCTGTATgtagtccttcatagaagtatctGCCTCTGATGCCGCAACAGGAACCTGTATGATCTCAAATGATTAAGCATATACCATAAACTTTATGTATATCATCAAAAGAAGCATCAATGTTAATGTTAAATTGATTAGCAGCGGGAGGAATCCATTTATCCATATTATAAAAAGCAATAGAGGTGTTCTGAAACTGTCTGACATGGTAGCATTGATTTACAGGTTATTAATATTCT
This DNA window, taken from Papaver somniferum cultivar HN1 unplaced genomic scaffold, ASM357369v1 unplaced-scaffold_133, whole genome shotgun sequence, encodes the following:
- the LOC113333592 gene encoding serine/threonine-protein kinase HT1-like codes for the protein MALIILVGSSSVRDGNGVVYQLVRTVNKLSFVAELAIFSNYSNNFTKSGDSSTIELGLLVAYELRTYSKGIVFNIILSIVCGRDSGYSFVLQGNSFIQLLQLFGINSPHLLMLVFLRRNSNLNKKQPYSLSTETILRLALDISRGMQYLHSQGVMHRDLKSNNLLLNDEMRVKVADFGTSCLETQCRASKGNMGTYRWMAPEMIKEKPYTKKVDVYSFGIVLWELTTALLPFQGMTPVQAAFAVAEKKFRLVSYQCQFALNLIWKDVCQRLFFFPSFVSQKARPPLPANCQPALANLIKRCWASNPSKRPDFTYIVSVLENYDECVKDGVPLPSHSSGQNVILGRFKDCISVNSSVPVHA